CTTGCAGCCTCCCGAGCTCTGCCCACCCACAGGTATCATCCCACTGCAGATGACAGGCTGTTGTCTtcagtttccaatttttcccatAAACACCACTCTGGTGGCCCTAGAGTGTTCATTTTGGGAACACCTGTGTGTGCTTTTCCCATCCCCTTCCCAGAGCCTCAGATTCAGCCTCCCTGGAGGCTGTTTCCAAAGCCTTGGTGCCTTTCCTCAATGGGGTGGTTGGGCTTCTGCTACCCCCGGTCCTGGCAACCCACATCCAATTTGGGTCACTTTGAGTACCTTCCCTTTGAAGGACTTGATTGAGGGCTCAAGGTACAGCTGGTTCTGTTGAAAACAACCACTTCACTGGTCCTCTCCAAGGCCAGCTCTGAtcttccctgcccctgcccctgcccctgtccCCACCACCACTGTGGATCTGTTCTCCATTACCCAGATGGCAGGCCCATCGAATGATTTTATGGGTTAGGTACTTAAGGGCTCTCCTTTACACACACTCACTCCCAGGGACATGTCTAACTTGTTGAGCTAGATGTGACCAAAGGAAGCCCCCGTCTACCTGTATTTGAAAAAGGATGAGAGTGCGGGTGTGGGACTGGACGAAACCAGAGTGAGTCACTGGTCTTTACCACGTGTGGGCAGTAGAGGAGTGGGTTTGGAGATGCATGTTCTCTGGTATTTGTGGGCCGATGTTCTTGAAAATTACTGTGTAGGAAACAGACTGGCACCTTGGAAAGGCCCGTATTTGAGGACCCTAGGGCATTGTCTCCCAGTTCCACCAGTAGCAGGGTCATTTTCCCTGTGTGAAGGCCAAAGCCTGGTATCTGAAAGGGGAGAGCTAAGAGGATGTGGGAGAAGCTCTCCCAGGGGCCTTTCTGCCTGATGACTGGTGGCAGGGATGAGATTCAGGCTTCAACTTGGGCTTCCTCATGGCCTTTCTGCTTAAAAGCAGGTTGACAAAGCTTTGCTTCCCATCTGACTGGgacacaattctggaggctataAACGTTGGTGGGGGCCCCTGGTGGCTCCTCTGAAGGTGACAGAAGGTCATGGTATCTGTGGGTAGCCTGGCTAGCTGGTCTTTCTTGCTCCCTTCCACACTTTgggcccctcctcaccccctgGGTCCTGAGGGAGCTGCCTTTTCTggtccccctcctccaggaagcacccaggccctggcagtgtgtttgtgtgttgccAAAGGGGTCTTTGTCAGCCGTGGCTCGGGACACTTGTGTTGTACACACACAAGCTCTCATGACATCCAAGGCCTGCCTTTCTCCACCTCACTCTCCTGCCCCTGTGCTTGGTGTCCACCCTCCTGTGTCCCCAGCCCAAAGGCCCTCCAACTGCTCCCCTCCCTCGCTGCAGCTCGGGAGATCTGGAGTCTCCAGGGTCCACCTGTGTTCCCTTCCCTCCCATATCGGAGGAGCCTCCTGTAGGGTCTTATCCCAGTGGGAACTGGGACCATACAGCCAGgctttccctccctcctgctcAGTGATGAGCTGGTCAGCCTAGTAGGTTCAATTGGGCAGGAGGCCCCATggcagcagcagggacagggcACCACCCTCAGGCTGGAGGCACTAGGACTGGACAGAGACGCCGGCCCCGAGCAGAGTCAGTTCTCAGCAAAGCACAGAGCAGCCCCACAGGGCTTCTGATTCTCCTTGTCCCCTTCCTTCCACAGCCCTGATTTTTGTCACCTCAGAGGCATCATGTAGCACTGAGAAGAGGAATGTATGAGAAGTTGCAAGGTTGGACCATGGCCTGGGGtgggcgggaggggtgggggctccAGAGTAATTGAGACCAGGGCTCTGAGCCCACCCTGGCCCTCACTAGCACATGATCCTGAGAAGATGGCCAAGCCCCATGGCCTCAGTTCTTCATCTGGGAGGCGACCAGGTGTGAGGAGCCCTGTGTGTTGGATTGCAGGATGCACATGAGGGATGAGACAGAGCTCGCAGGGCCTGGAAACTGTTGACCCTGTGATAACGGGGCAGGAATCTTTCACACAGTTGCCCCCAGAAAATCCTCCACTCTCCACTGGATGGGGTTGGCTACTTTGTGGTCCAGGGGAGGTTAGAGAATATACACCTCAATAGGGTGTGGAATTCCTAATTAGCCAAACAGGATGTTTcataaataaaactaagaaacttTTCTACTTAAACTGTAGTGGAccatagtgttagtcgctcagtcatatctgattctacAACTCCATTGATTatagattgccaggctcctctgtccatggaattctccagacaagaatagtggagtgggttgccatgcccttctccagggggatcttcctgactcagggattgaacccaggactcccacaatgcaagcagattcttcattgTATGGGTTACCCAGAAAGGCCCATTTCACGTTAGAGGACCTGTGAAATTTGGGTGTGGAGGAGTGTTTCAGCAGGACCCAAGCAGCTCCAGGAAACAGAAGCGGGAACCACTCTTTGCATGTGTTCCAGGTGGTCTTGCATCCAAACGCTTACCTTTCATCATTGCAGATAAATGTTGAGTCTTTGATTACAATGCCCAATTGCAATGAAGATAATTAAAAGCTAGTTAATACCTTGAATTCTGGGCCCCCAGGACCAGGAAAGAGAGgctcagtccatggatttctggGCATCACTTCAAGGGACTGAGATGGGAGTTCTTCAGGATTCCTAGCAGATAATGGGTAGAAAACACCTGTGCCATCCTTGTGGTCAGCAGCAAACTGACAAGAGCCAGGACCCCTTCCATGTTGCCCcagaaagagatctctctgggGTTTATCCAAGAGCCAAAAGGACACCTTACAGCAATGTCCCATTTTTCCTCACTCCCATGATGCACCTCATGTGACTGTGGCTCCTAGACCATTGCTCCAGATGTGGGGGTGTCCTCCTTCTCccagtgtccccactgctaacacagGGGCTTTCATGGAGCAGAGGCTCCATAAAGGTCTTTTCAATGAATGCACCAGTGAGGAGGGGGCTGCTTGACTCAGATGAATTGCTACTTCTTTTGATAACCCAGGCAAATCCACATAAACTGAGATCCCTTAGCTGTacaaaatgaacacacacaaGGTATAAGAAGCAAGAATTCACTactatcactttttattttctaatttttccaccAACTATATCACTGCTAAATAAATGCACATTTCCAAAATCATTCTAATTCTAATTCCATGTTATCTTGTGCAGGACCACAGAATAAAATGGAAGTGTTCCTAATCTCTTTTACAGAACAGGAAAACTCTTCATCTTGAACTGGTTAAGTACAAACACAGTATGATCAACTTCATTGATGTAGTTAGGTACTGGAATGCATTATCTTCTATAAAaaggaataacattttaaaaattcctaaataaaacagagatgaGCCTCCATGTCATTGTAGAGAACAGGAACACAAAGATGCCAGACACCGGGTTCCCCCTTCGGGCCTGGACCTTCACTGCTGAGAAGGCTGACTGTTCCCtcttcaatcacagagggaagAATCAGCCTCCTTTCCTGCCCCCTAGGGCAAGCTCTTGGACATGGCCTGGAAGGAGCCTggctgctgctctggctcagagtcctccttcctcctccctcgcAGTCTTTGCAGAGGGATTGGAAGGAGCTGGGACCCCTTCAACCAACTCTGTCCAGATATTCCATGTCTTTAAACTTGCTGGTCTCCACATAGCCCTGGGGACCCCCCAGGAACTCGTAGCAAGCAGGGTCATCATCAGGCACCTGCTGGTACACCAGGTACCCCTCCCGCACCCACACTTGGGTCAGCAACTCCCTGGGCTCCCCATAGATGAAGTGTTCTTACTGAGACACACCCCTatcctgctgagtgctccccAGATCTCCTCCTCAGGGGAGTGGCCGTCCTCCACAGTGATCAGGCACAGGATCACCAccaggaggccggccttgggcaACCTCTGCCCATCGCTCAGCATCTCACTGAGGATGAGGCCCAGGGAGGAGACCAGGATATAGGTGTGCTCACTGGGgtccacctccttcacctccaAGCCAAAGACCAGCTGCAGATACTCTGAAGCTTGACCGAGAACCACCAGGAAATGGTCCTGGTAATCTTTGAACACACTGTTCAGCACTTCTGCCTTTGTGATGGGCTCCTTGGCAAGACATCTGCTGAACAGGAATTGCACCAGCTCATTCTTCTTCACCTGCAGTGCATTTCAGAGCCAGGATCTGGCATCTTCCTGGTCACGTGAGATGCTTGGCACTTCATCTTGCCTGCTGAGGTCATGGTCTTCATATTGGCTCCCTGGAGTGGCAGCCAAGACAGCGGGAGAGGGCCAGACACCCAGAGGGCTCTGGGGGAGACTGGGTGTTGCTGCAGCAGCCACTTCCTCCAGGGTGCCCGGGAccgagagaaggaggagaaggtagCTGCACCTCCTTCCTCTACTtgctcctcctccctccacttgctgctgctgctggtcctccaccgcctcctcctccacctcctcctccccttcctccacctcctcctcctcctccacctcctctacctccttttcctccacctcctcctcctccacgtcCTGCTCCTTctcatcctcctcctccaccacctccttctcctcaccCCAGATGAACTGTGCCTCCATCAGGCCCTCTTCCTCTCTTGGATCCTGAAAGACTCTCTCAGGCTGGCAGAGCTCATGCATCTCTTGCATGATGACCAGGATTGACGTGCAGACAGGAGTGAGGAAGGGGGACAGATGGGGACCCTGGGCCTGCAGGAGAGGGTGGTTGTGAATGTCCTCAGCTGAGAAACCCACCCTGGGTGGTCTGACTCAGGCCACTTACCAGTCTCCTCTTGAGGGGTGCTCTCAGGCCTCATAGAGGAGCTCCTCCTCAGCGGCCTAACCCCTGGCTTCCTGAAGGAGGACGTGAGGTGGCTCACCAGTGTGCAGTCAGCACAGCTGGAGGGTGTGGGGCTGACATGGTGGGGGGGATTAGGGCTTTTTGGGGCCCCCACTGTTCTGGGATGTAGAGTCCCTGGTACACACTCAGGGTAACCAACTCACCTTGACTCTTGGCACTGCCTGGACCTCCTCAACTATCTGACCTATGGACTCAGGCCTCAGACCTCCGCCTTTGCCTCCTGGTTCCTGGAGCCCTGTGAGAGAAATGGAGGGGCACCTTGGGGGTAGACTGTGGCACAGACTTGATCCTTCTGTGTTGGTAGGAGAGGTGATCTCTGTGAAGTACCCCCAGTTGTGAGGTGGGTGGTCCTCTCGGGGTTCTCTTGTAGTGCCCCCTTTTGCCTGGCAcagcctggctcctccccttTGGGGACCTTCAGGGTAACTAAAAATAAGACCTGAGTCTGCACCGAAAGTACTGAGGGGCCCCACATGTGGCCACACCTTTCCAGGGCCTCCTGCAGGGTCTGGGCTGGGGAGATGCTTGGTCTTCACCTCCTCCTCACGTCCCGACTGGTCTTCTACACTGACCACAGAGGTGGGGGTCTTCTCAGTCCTGCCTCGGGGTCTTGGGAGTCCATCCTCTGCAGATCTGAAGCCTCCACCCTCGGACCTAACACCTCACCACCCGAGGGCCCTAAGCCAGAGGTGAATGAACTGCTTACCCCACTCTGGGGCCTCCAAGACCCACCACAGGGCCAGGATGGCATCTCTGCCCTGGGGTCTAACAGCCTCAACCCTTCCTCCACATGGAGCCTGGACTCTCAGGCAGGACCCGGGATTCTTCCATCTGCCATTTTGAGACACCCCtacctcaccaccacccccctcccaCTCTCACAAGGTCCTCAGTCTCTCTGAGACCCAGATGTCAGGAAATGCTGCACGAGGTTGTCCTGCCTGGGGActaccagggtctcctgtgttcTGGGGTCTGgcctcagtcctccctcagggtcctcagCCTGATTCCCATTAGGATCTGAGCTCCATCTTCTCCGCATCTGAAACCCGGCTCCTCACACCATGGCCCCAGTCTCTCTGAaacccggatgtcaggaagtcagGAAAGGCCTAGTTAGCTCTTCTCATCCCAGGGTCTCCCAGGGCGGACGACAGGGGCAGGGATCTCTGAGTTCCGTCAGTCTTCCCTTTGGGTCCCTTCAGTCCTCCCTCAGGACATTACCTTGTCCCCAGGCAGGACCTGGGATTCTCTCCTCTCCCAATATCTGGCCCTGTCCCTCTTACCAGGTAGGCAGTCTCTCTGAGACCTGAATGTCAGAAAGTGAGGACCAGCCTAGAGTGCTAATTCCACATTGAGACCTCCCAGGGCTGAAGGTAGAAGCAGTGACCTGTGGTGTCCCCTCAGATTGGGGTCCAGGATCCCCTGAGTCTGCTGTCAGTGTACCCCCTTTGACTTCTTAGAGGAACTTcaccctcccctctgcccacaTGAGATCCCACCTGTTATTCCTAGGTTCCTACTCTGAGACCCTGATGCAGAAGTCAGGACACCTTGTGAAGTGCTCATCCCACCACCAGCGATGCCCAGTGCTGGCAGTTGAGGCGTGGAACTGTAGGGTCACCTGTGTTCTCCCACTGGGTCCTCATCCTGAGCCTTGGCAGGTCCTGGGTTGCCAAAGTCCTCAGCAGAGACTAGACCCTCACACCAACGGCCTCATTGCCCTGAGGCCCCAGGAGGAGACTTGTGGACATTATATCAGGGTTCCAAGCTCAGGGCTTCTTAGTGGCTGAGGACACCATGGGCTGAGATGATGTCCCAGGAGTCACTCAGCCTTCCCTATGCTCTTCGCCTTGACGCTCAGCTAGTCTGGGCTTTGCCCTCTGCccacctgattttttttcccttagagaCCCAGGCCCTCTCTAGCCAGGACACCTGAGAGGGAAACCGGGATTGGGGGGCTAATTCCCACAACCATGCTGTGGTTTCCCAGGGCTAAAAGCAGTGACGGCCTGTAGGTTCTGGGGCCCCAGACCAACCCCCTCAGCAGTCTACCTTGACTCCTAGCACGACTGGGCTTCTTCAATCTGCTGACCTGAACCCAAGCTCTGTGACCCAGGCCCTCACATCTCCCCTCCCAGCGAGATCAGTGACTTCACATCTACACACCAAACCCCGTGGTCTCTCAGGGCTGTCAGGAGGACCGCACATGCATCCCCTGAGGCCCTTTATTCTCCTCTGTTTCTCAGCTCAAGTCTCTGCAGGATGTGGGCCCCTCCCTCTGTTCACAGGAGATTTGTTAACAGACCAAGCCTCTGACTTCCCGAGTTCACTGAGGATGCCAGGCGGGGGGCTCAGTCTGACAGGCCAGCCCAGAGTCCCAGGAGTCCCAGTAGCATGAAGCTGTATTCTATGGGACCCTCTGTTCTGGGGTGACTGGACTCCCTTGTCCTCACTGGAGGGGGCCTCCTTGACCATTTAGAGAAGGCTGAAGTCCCAACACAGACGCCTGAATGGGCACTGTGGCACCCGTGACAGTGAGGGAGCACAGGGAACCACACTTCTTTTCATGGGGGCCTGTCACCAGCCACCAGATTTCAGAAACCTTTTGTAGAAAAGATGTTTTCGCTGAAGCGGGTGAACAGCAGCAGGTGAGTTAGAGGAACCCTCGGTTTGATGATTAGATAATATTACCTACTGGAGTGCCATGATTTTCACTGTTTAATCCTCATTCATAGACAGGAATACATTTCAcatgtctgtgtggtgtgtgtccaatatatatgtataaagactGCAGATTACATGTGCTTATATATGGACATACCAGGTATATGTAGGGGGCATGTCCTGTAAGCTCCAGTACCCAGACGGAGGTGTGTCCATATGGCCCAGTCGTATCTCCCTTGACTGTCAGGGAGACAGGTCAGGTCCCTGGGGGGATGGGGCTTTGCACCCACACGAAGCTCACTTTGAATACGTATCCTGCTACTGATAACCATGAAATCTTGGACACTCAAAGTCTGGATTTCTCCAGCTGTAAAATGAGCCTTGTAACAGTACAAGGTGAAAGCACTGGTGTGAGTTTCCATTTGATGTGACCTATCTGTAAAATGCCTGGTCAGTGGATGTAGCTATTGTTCCTGAGGGTCTGAGATGTACCTTCCCCAACACTGGAAAGTTTCCTAACCAGTACATATcttcttaaactcatgttcattgatgggtgcagtttttcttttctccccgaAAATCTTTTATGGAGAATGGTACATTTCACAGGTCTTAACTGTTACATATGACATAACTGGTCTAGACTGAGCATGGGTGTTAGTCACAGTGCTGGACCAGGGAAGGGCAAACACTCTGGGCTGTGGGAAACAGCCAGAGGGAGGAGCATAAAGACCTCCTCCACGTGGACTCGCCTGATCCAAACCCCCTCCACAAGGCTCTGAGAAAGAAGTCCTCCTGTGGGACCTACTGAATGTCTAGGGAATGTGTCTGACTTGGACCTATCGCCTCCTCTCCCAAGTGCATGTTTCCTTGGGTGTGGAACCTTATTCCAAATATCCTCTGTGCAGCCTGGAGCTGGAGGGTTTCCTCTCCACCCCATTACTTCAAAACCAGTCTTCCTCACATAAAGTCTTTCAAGGTGTGAAACACTCTGAGTTACCCATTCCTGATACTAAAGTGCTGTTCTAGCTACCAtcttcaattttgttttctgcttttctttctgaaaagcaGTCAGAATAGGAATTATGTCCAGAGGAAGTGAATCTGCTCACTTAATGTGCCCAAAGCTGCCTCCTGATGGTTCGGGCAGGACTCTAAAATACTTTAGTCTGGCTGTGTCTTTCCCAGCTTGATCCCTAGTGATCAGTCGACCTAAGAAGTCACTTGATGATGTCACACATCCAGGCACACACAAAGAATatctacacacctattagaatggctccACTCTGCTTCTGGGACAACACCACACTCTGTTGAGGATTTGGACCATCGAGAACTCCCATTCATTATTGGTGAGAATACAAAATGGCACAAGCATGTTGGAAGACAGCCtggcaatttcttataaaactaaacatgctcttactgtatgatccagcaaccatATGGGTCTTCACCCAAAAGActtgagaactcatgtacacaTGAATGCTATTAGTGGCTTTACTTATTATTGCCAAAACATAGATGTAAATGAGACATCCTTGAGTCAGTGTAAGGATTAACTTTGGCATATCTAGAAAGTGGAATTTCATTTACAATTATCCAAACaaatagaatgtacaacaccaagagggAATCCTAGTATAAACTATAATCTCTGGGTGATTATGACATATCACTGTAAGTTCCTCAGTTATAATGAATGTATCAGTCTGGTGGTGTTCTTAATAACAGGTGAGGCTATGTTTGTTTGGAGCCAGGAAGTAAATGGAAAAATCACTGTACTATCTCTCTATTTTTGTGTCCTTggaaaagtgctttaaaaaaacagtcttggtcttcccaggtggctcattggtaaagaatccacctgctaaagcaggagatatgggtttgatccctgatccaggaagatctcacattccTCAGAGCTACTAAATCAGTGTGCTGCAACTATTgggcctgtgccctagagcccatgggaAAatggacaggctacccactccagtattcttgggcttcccttgtggctcagtcaataaagaatctgcctgcaatgaaggagacctgggttcgattcctgggttgggaagatcccctggagaagggaaaggctacccactctagtattctggcctggagaattccatggactgtatagcccatggggtcgcaaagagttggacaagactgagcaactttcactagagcccatgagctgcagctactgaagcccaagtgcctagagcctgtgaaGGACAGCATCGCTCATCCCTGGGGTGCAGTGGCCTTGGTCCCCCACCTACCCCGAAGGCCCAGAAGCCAAAGACAATGATGATGAAGTCTGTGGTGTCCACCAGGAACATAAGCACATACATGTTGGTGACAGTGCTCTAGTCGGGGTGGATGAGGTCGTAGAAGAACTGCCTGATGGGCACATAGAGCTGCAGGGTCCGATGGGACAGATGCCCAGTGTAAGGTGGGTGGAAATACAGGACCCACCAGAGTCCCACCATTCTACCATCGGCTGCCCTCCCCACAGCTCTGCCTCCCCCCTCCATCCTCAAGACCCTCCAATGGGGGCAGGGGCCCCTGTTCTGACACAGACTTTGCACAAGTTCATGGCTTCTCTCCTGAAGCATAATGGAAATGAGGGGCTGGTTTGTCCCCTGATTCAGTTGCTCTCCACCTGTGAGACTTGGATCCTGCTACAGAGCCCTGTGTGCTCTCATGTCCATTTCTGTAAAAGGTATAATGAGACCCGAGGGCCTGGGCTGCGGGGAGAGTGACAGGACCCCTGGTGCTGCTGGGCCCTGGTAGATGCCGGGAAGCCCCACTCTTCCCCCTTCCACCCTCCTCCCCGGGGTCAAGCATCATCCTGGACTCTAGGGCTTCTTCCATCCCTGTGCCTCCACTCTGGCTGGCTGCCCAGCCTCTGCCCCTCCTCTTCATGGTTCACAATCAAGACCTTGTCCCGGTGGGCATGGCCCTCGGTCTCAGAGCTAAGACACAGGGCCAGCCTTGAGGCACCAGCCTGCTTTCACTTCTGTCTGCTGCCAGTCTGACTCCCTGATACCTGGGAGGGAGGGCCTGTGACCTTGGCTGGTGACCTTGGGCTGCATGAAGGACAAACCAATTCTCGAGTGCACCTTGGCTTCCCTTTACAGGGTGAGCATATCTCTGAGAACCTTCCGATTTGACCTCACTGCCTGTCTGGTTGGACTCTTTCATGTGCCTGGAATTACATACGGTGAGCTAGTTTTAGAAGTGCAACAGATATAAAAATTAATCATCCTATTGGAAAGTGATTTTTGAAAGCAATATCATGGTGAGGCATTTTTTTCTGCCCGAAGCTGTTGACACTTTTGATGGGAGAGGTCACTTCTCTACATGTCACCTTTGGCTGATGCTGAGGAAGTGCTCCCAGCCTCCAGGTACCCTCATGCACTCCCTCACTTCTTTATGGTAAAGGCTTTTGCTTTGATTGTTTTTGCAGCTTCTCCTTGTAAAGTTTCCATCTGCTCTTCTGCTTGACGCTCACGACACTGCTTCCTTTCTGGCTGTTGTTCTGGGTGCTTGTGCTGCCTGGAGACAAGAGGGAACCTAAATGCACTGTGAGTTGTGAATTTGTTGCCATAATTATCATAGAAGCCCACCACCCCCACAGCAGAGGGACAGTTGGAGGCAGGTTAGAGGGTGAGATGCACAGATGCCTGTAAGAACAGCAATAGAGAACTTGGGATCTGCAGCCCCTACTCTGCTTCTGTACCCAAAGGCATCCGTGGGCTTTCACACCCACTGCTGGCCCCTTTCTAGGTGGCTTTGGGGCCTCTGTACCAGGAAGAATTCCAGGTTTTGGTTGTGTTTTCTAGTCTGGGTCCAGGACCACGCCTTTTTTCAGGACCAAATTTATCAGTGAAACCAATATGAGATGGCCAGCCAGTggtagaaa
The nucleotide sequence above comes from Capricornis sumatraensis isolate serow.1 chromosome X, serow.2, whole genome shotgun sequence. Encoded proteins:
- the LOC138071698 gene encoding melanoma-associated antigen 9-like: MYVLMFLVDTTDFIIIVFGFWAFGVGLQEPGGKGGGLRPESIGQIVEEVQAVPRVKAQGPHLSPFLTPVCTSILVIMQEMHELCQPERVFQDPREEEGLMEAQFIWGEEKEVVEEEDEKEQDVEEEEVEEKEVEEVEEEEEVEEGEEEVEEEAVEDQQQQQVKKNELVQFLFSRCLAKEPITKAEVLNSVFKDYQDHFLVVLGQASEYLQLVFGLEVKEVDPSEHTYILVSSLGLILSEMLSDGQRLPKAGLLVVILCLITVEDGHSPEEEIWGALSRIGGYLVYQQVPDDDPACYEFLGGPQGYVETSKFKDMEYLDRVG